The DNA region ATGTCAAACCACCATTATTTATTCGCAAAACCTTAAATCTAGTCAAATCAACCCACCGGACCTCTCccacaaaaagaaaaagaaaatggaaGAGTATTACCTTCTCTAAACCACCTATGAATTTTAAACTCTTAGGCCATTAGTCAACAAAAACACACTATTGTATGGATGCAAACCCTCCACTTATCATAAAAACAAAATCTTCCAAACTATGTAATACAAAAAGACCTAACTGATTGATCTTAGGTTTTCTAAAATATACCTTTAAGAAGAGGTACTCCATTTctatattattatttattttttataaaacaaGGTATATATAATTGTTTGAAAATAATTTAAGCAAAGAACTATATGAGTCAAAACATTACAAAAATATACAATTATTTGTTACAACAAAAAAAACTCTAAATAATtaacaaaaatattaaaaacaGTGGCATATTACGATAATCAAACAGAATGTCAACCACACTTTTTAAATATCAGTCATAAATTAATATTACACTCAGCAACCTTTTTAGGTCAAATGTCACACAGCCATTGGATGATCACTATCATGAGAAACACATCATGGTACAAACATTGTTGAAATTAAGGAGAATATATAGGACAGAAAAAGTTACACTGGTGAATAAAACAGAAAAAGAAGATCCTTCAAACTCATCTAGAGAGAGTTCATGATATATAATACAAAAATTTAAAAACTAACATACTAATGTAGACGTGGATTGGTGCATTCTTCCCATGATTTTCCAAAGATTTGAAGCCCTGAAAAATTACCACTCAGAACAGTAAATAATATCATCATAATTTGTTGGGTCTTTTTAAGAAGATTGAACAAAAATAATTGAACTATTTATTTTGTAATTTGAATTCAATTTCTTGCCAACACTAACTTTATAATTTGAGTTGGAGTATCACTGTTCTTTGTTTATAAAAAGTTGAATTTTAAACTAAAAATTACAATAACAAAAATAAAGCTGGTCTCCAATTTACTTTCTTTTAACATTTAAGATACAAAACTAAAGAATATACTAAATATAATCAAAATATCcaaacaaaatttaattttaaaactAAAAACCACACCAACAAAAATCAAGCCGACATCAAATTTACCGTATTTTAACATTTAAtatacaaaataaaaaatataataaaaaattaatcAGAATTTAAATTCGGATTccttttttttaaaatgaaaataCTACTTCAAAATTTTTAATTTCCAACAAAAATTAAGTTGGTCTTTAAATCTTACATCTTTAACACTCAAAATTATGGAATTTCaggaaaataatattttatttctAACTCAGAATTTTTGATAAATGTATACTCTTTATTGCtgtaaaaaaattgttttttaatatattaaaaaaaagtTGAATTACCAACAAAAATCAAAGAAGAAAGTTAAGCTGGTTTTCTTTTAACACTTAAAGATAATAATATTAAAGAAGGATTTCATTATATTTTACTCTAACCTCTATTATGGCATTGTTAAttaattcaacttttattttAGCAAAGTAGGAATTTCTTTTTCATGAAATAGAACACACTCTGACACACATGACATACCTGTAGAAAGATTCATGCTAGCTATTGCACAAAAGGTGGATCTATTAGTGGAAGAACTACCAATATTAGCATCCCAATTTGGAGATGAATTAGGCAAGAAATTATAATCACCATTGTTGTTGAAACTTGTTGCTTCCTTAGGGATCACATGGTTTTgttgatggtgatgatgatggtgatgcATCATCAAAGAAGGCTTCAACTTTCTCTTAATCACAATTGATTCTTCAATAACATTAAAATTATCTCTTTGTGCTTCATTACTACTCACTATTTGGTGATCTTGTGATGAAGATCTTGATTGGTGAAAAGCTTGAAGATTATTATTAGTGTTATTTTCATACTTTTTCTTCAATTCTACTTCCTGCACCCCCCTTATGCTGTTGTTGGAGATCTTGTTACTAGTTCTTTCCCTTGCTCTTGCTCTTGCTTTTTCTCTTGACTCCTTCATCTTACTTGCTCTAACACAAGCAGGTTCTTTGATCTGAACCCTTTTCAACTTCTTCTCTTCAATTTTACTTCCTGCACCCTCCTTTTGTAGGTTTAAGGAATCATAAGTAGCAACTTCTGAATCTTCACAATCCGAAGAAGATGTGAAGCTTTTAGCATCACCACCAACTTCACTATTGTTGTTTCTTTGCTTGCTTTTTGTTAGATCCTTAATTGCTTTCTTAGATTTAGTAAAAAGCCAATCAAGTGTGTTGCTAGCTTTGTCAAACCCTAACATCTCTTGAAGATCGAAGAACTTTCGAGCGATCTCGATCGAAAGCCTAACCCTACGATCTCTCAAGCCTTGAGAAGTGTAAATCTTGCTGTGCCGATCTTTTTTCGCCGGCTTCTTAGTAAGGAAACAAGAAATTCCATAGTGAGAACCACCACCAAGAGTTAAAGGATCTTGTTTCAGCATCGGAACCACAATGTTATTAATATTGTTGTTACTATTATTATGATTTTCTTGTGAAACAGCCAAGTTTGTTAGGGTCTCTGGAATATTTGTGATGTTATGAAGATGATGAGGAGGATGGGAATGGTGATGGTGAGTTGGAATATAAGGTATAGAAAATGGATCATGAAAAAGagtgttgttattgttgtttgaAGAAGCATTTTCAGGATtaagaaaaggaaaaggaaaaagtgaagaagaggaagaagatgaaggAAGAAAAGATGGATAAGGGTTTGAGCTATAAGGGAACATTGGAAAATTCAACTTAAAAATTTAGCCCTAGAATTTTTTTTTGAGAGGAAGAGGACCCCTTTGTTTTGCAGAAGAAGAAAGTATCTATCTATCTTCCTTTGAGTAATTCATTGGTTTCTTTTTTCTAAGTTTTCAACTTACTAGTCCATAGTGATGTTCCTCTATAAAGGCCCTTTTATATTATAAACATTTTgtataataaaaaaatatattaatgtaAGTACAATTAATGAGTACTATCAATGAGTACTAATTGATATCCAAGGGtgtaataaaaaatatttaaaataaactgACAAAtttcagaagaagaagaagaaagaagggATTTCTATTAGGGCATTGCAATGATGAAAGATGGATTTGGTTTGCATAGTTTATATTATTGAGTGAATTGTTTAATTTTTTGGATCAGGTTTTGTTGTACTAAAGGATTGGAGGGTAGAGAAATAGAGAGAGAGTAATTCAGGACAAGACTTACATTATTTGTGGGAATTTTGCCTCATTATGTGGAAGCAAACGTAAGCAAAGGAAGGTCAAATCATTCAACATAATTTTGACCTagttaatatatatatatataaacaattTGAAAAAGAATAAATTAATTTATGGTATTAGACAATTTGAAAGAATAAATGATTTAAAGAAAAGAAACTAGGATTATATGTATATGTTTGTGTTAATTTTAATCATACATATGTTAATTTATGGTATGGTgattgtttttttttcattttacATGAGAAATTAACTAGGGCCATGCAGTAAAGGTAGGTGAAACCAGTAAAATAGTGTAGCTGCTACAAAGATTTTAgatgtatttttttttaataaataaaattttacTTTGCTCTTcaaataatgataaaaaagttAGAAATAGGCTTAGAAAACACAAAATCACTCTGTTCAGAAATGACAAAGCTGCAAAACACTTGAAATATTTAGACTGACTTTGATAAAATAAATTTAAAGCAAGTAATACATTATTTTAATAACATATAAATTAGTTAATATAGTTTTTTATAAACCAGATATTTTTTGAATTTCTCTCTAATTCAAAAAAATTTAATACTGTGATTTTTTTTCCAAAAGTAATCTAACACTTAAAATtcattttttaaatataaataaataaaatatcGCGAATCTAAACTCGCACACCCTGATATTTTTGCACAAGTATCACATAATTAATATGAGACAACTTTCAGTAACTTTGATTTCAATAACTTTTGGTGACTTCAGTTGTTTTTAatgaaagagaaaatgaaaaaaaaaatgagGGGAATAAAATGAGAAGGAGTAATTTCTAGTGTGAGTGAGACACAAAATTACGTGATTTTGGCCCCAAATTCATCAAAATCCAACCCTCAAACATATTGCATTTGATTAAATTAAAAAATACATTTATTATTTCATCCAAATATTCTTAAATTAATTCAATATATAATTGTATAAAAATATTTGATATAAGGGTATGTAAGAGGGTGTTTGTTAAATCCATTACATTCCAATTATTTATTTTAAAGAATTTCGCAACATCCCATTTATTCACTTTAAAAAATTCCACTACATTCCAATTATTAATGAGATTCAAGAGagaaaaaatgtttttttaatatcaaaacaattcaatatATTAACATGCAAGAGAAAAAAAAGGGTAAAAATACATAATACAATAGAAGTATAAGAAATGCtcaaaaaacaaaaacaaaaaacaaaattgaCTATATACAAAGCCGAAGAAAAACATAAAATAAAAGGTCAATGACAACACTCGTCCAAAGAGGTCTACAAAAGTAAAAACAATACACAAGCAAACCACCAACAAAACCTAATTTAAACATTGGCTAAAAATCTAAGCCACTAACAAGTGTACCAAATTATAAGTTATTTTCATAAAAATATTTCTTTTAAATTATAAGTTATTTTATAATTTCAATGTAAAATTAATGACTTTTTTTCAACATACCctttattatttatattatttttaaaaattttaaatttctcTTTATCTATAATAAATGAATGACAATATTGTAAAGTGATTCATAATTTGTCTTTCCTATACAACTATCATTATGTTTCTTAATTTGGATAAAATGTGTAAAACATCTTATAATTTAAAACAGAGAGAATATTAAATATCATAAAACTATTTTTAAGTTAAATTTTTTCAATtataataatgataataaaaaaattgaaaaaaaattattataaattatataCTCAAAAGCTAATTACTTTAATTGGCATTTAAGACTCTTTTTGACGTGACAGATTTCTGAACTTGTGATTTTGTTCCATAAAAATAGCGGTTGATTGATAAACTATTTGATAGCTTATAGCTTATGATTAATGATTGTTGACTAATAACTTATAGTTTATGTTTGATAACGGATAGTTTATAGCTGATAAGTTAATTGAAATATTTGATAAAATTAGCAATTTAATTAATTGataattaaaatgacataaaagatatttaatatataattagtttatttaaattaaaataaattataaaatatagTAGTGAATtttagttaaaataataaaaacaaaagTGAAAGAAAAAGTGATAAATTATAAGTTAAAACCCTATTTAAAAtattgtttgaaaaataagctCATGATAAAAAGATTGTTATCAAACATGTCTTTTATTGTCGTATGAGTTTATAAGTTATAAGCTCAAAAAATATCTTATCATTTATAAGTTCATATGAAGATAAATGACTTGTTTGATAGTGATcttttcataataaatttttaaCTTATTTTACTAACTCATAACTTAATTTTTTAGATCcaaattaaaataatattttaatttatacCTTATAAGTTATCATTTTTCTTATATTTTTATTCTTATTAGTTTAACTAAAATTTATTTGACCCTTTATAATTTAATTATCTTACATATACATTTTagttttaattaaaaaatatatctttatgttatttttcatttatcaaCAAGTTGAACTCTAATATTACTAAATATTTCAATTAACTTATTGATTATCTTATCAGTGACAGTGACACACTCAAAAAAATTGTTAAGTCtgaaaaaaaatttaaagacCATAAATTTATTAGTGGTGGAGTCGGAAAAATTATAAAATCTATTTTTTCATTCTTCTTTTACCTATTATTTttagggtaatgctaacttgtgccctaggggcacaaattaaaaatcaaatgaaGAAATGTTATCTTGGAAATTGTGTATTGACTTTAATAAAagtataaaattaattttttaattgttttttccAATATAAACTTTCTATAAGTGGCTTTCTTAACTTGTGCCCTAAGGAtacaagttagcattacccttaCTTTTAACCTCGGATTAAAAAGTATCTTGAATCAGAGCCTTAACATATGCCCAGTCTGACCCGATCGGACTTATAACCACCTCTGATCAGTCATTAGTCATAAACTAGAAACTATCTATTATTAATTATGGATCATAAATTATAAATCATCAGTTAATTTATTAATAAagtattatttttaattaaaaatatcTATTTTATATCATTTTACATTTATCAACatattaaattttaattttactaaacattttaattaatatattaaCTATTGATCATCGATcataaattataaattattaaTCATGAGCTATGAGTTATTGGGATGAGTCAAGAGTTATTTATATCAATCATAAAAAGTCGTTCTAAAAGATctataaacatttgaaatagttACCGTTATAAATAATGTACTATAATCTAGTTTGCCTTATAAAATAAAGCTTGACAAGTTGACAGGAGTCAATTATTGTATGCTACTATGAAGAAACAGAAAATGAATTCTTGACCACATGTAGCATGTGTTGTTGCCTATTGAGAATATTCTAGAATCGTATTAAACATACATATTGAAGAATTAAAAACAACTAAACTCTAGATACAAATATACACTAAATCTATGTCTGAAAAAACTACCAAATATAAAATTTATTAAACATACCAACTGAGCAAAAAAGACAAATTAGTAATTACAAAAATTAGGGTTCTTAGTGTGGCCCGTACTAGCTAGTGTCACTTTCAATCCAGAAAATTCATCAAAACACTGACACACTAATTTCTCTGCCACACTTTTGATGATGTTTTGGGAAGGTAGGGGTCTTCCCAAACTCTCTTATCAGTCAATTTCTATATCAAAGAATTGGTGTTACACTTTCTTACTCATCTTTTCAATAACAAATTGCTATTTCCATTTGTACTAACACCTTGGAAAAGAAAATTTATATAATATTACATACTTTTTATAAATATTCTTATCTGATCTTAGATTTGAATTTTAGTACTTTACTTACGTACGTAATTTGTAGGATATATGattgtgtttattttttttttaagaaTTAGGGCTTAATAGATAGTTGGCATTgtttttattttatcttttgtaAATCTTGTTTAAGGACCACTAGGATGAAAGATTTCAACCAAAAAGGGAATATAACTGTCTCTTGACTTGTTTCTTTTACCTTCTATTTGTAGTAAATTTAGTAATCACAAATACTAAGTGAGAATGTATAGACTAATGTACATGTGTATAAAGCGACACATTATATATATTTTGTGGTTAATATATATTCTCTCCATTTTAAAATGATTATTATTTAagattttttaaaataaaaattaataaatataatgATATTATCATAAgatattatatttttattaaattaacattagcaatgttttaaaaataatatataaaatgataattaaaaaaataataattatttctatattaaaaatgaaaataacattcattttaaaagtaaatatttgtttttttaaatgAAAGTTATTATAAAACAGAGGAAGTAATACACATGATATTTCATAGTCTCTTCAAAGTTTTTTTTTACACGTACATACTAATATACATGCAACTATAGTTTCTCAAAGGAGGAATATACGGTAACCAATGGTTTGAGTTGTGACATGATAACCTTTTTCTTAATCATATTATGGATGGATTTTGGTATTTATTTGAGTGATTGTTTAATTTAGTTATCgaaaattttaattaattttatgaGTTTTTTTAGTGAGAAATAAGataaatattataaataaataatacaaTAAGCTCTTAAAAGCTCTAAAGAGATATAAAATAATGAGATGTTTGGTAATTTGAACTTTAAGATTAAGGCTTGTTCGAATAAGTTTAAGAGTTTAGAGCTGAGGGTGAAGTTAGTGGATCTTTCTCAAGAGGAGTTAGAAAGAGTATATCGTTGGTTTGTCAGGACTTGTGGAAGCTTATTTGGTGTTGTGACTTGAGGAGAGAGATGCTAATACATGTCACTTTCATGTTTGCGTTAAGCGGGAAAGTCAGTCAGGAGAACATACATCTTGGTTGTTCTTTGCGTTGGGGATCAGTGAGTGGAAAAGGCTTTAGGAGTTAGATGGGAAGTTTTTTGGCTCTTTAAAGAGAACTTTGTAGCTTCAATGGAGTCTAAGGCTACCATAGACGAATTTTCCCTTCCATACCTTGTTGGTTATTGGAAATATAAATACAAAAATGTCTAGAAGAGGAGGTCGAATAAACCTTTCCcctttaaaataattttaaaaaatttaatcACAAAATTAGAGTTTAATGGCCGGAAGAAAAAACAAAATAAGATGGAAGTTTAGAATCCATCAAGATGATTTCTAACCAACATATTTCAATGGTGCCACTAAAAACATTATCCTtttaataatataaataaaatagaataatTCAAGTTGCTTGATCCAGACAATTTAATATCCCAAGATATACATGCTTTTTTGATGCAACACATACATATGCTTACACAATAAGCCACTATAAGGATGATCTAACATAGATGGCATACAAAATATGTTATGATGTAACATTTGAATAACGAATGCATAAAATTAAAGAGAGAATGAGAATAAGGAAAGTACACTAAGATATATATTGGTGATATTGTCCTCGTAAACACATACTTCAGTTTCAATGGTTTAAAATCATTGGGAGAATAATCATGTCTTTTACTATTTTCAAGAGCTAATTTACAAGTATTTTGATACAACGAACTATCATAAATCTAAACACCAATAGCCACACTACATTAGTCTACACAAAGATCAAATGACAATTCCTTCTGTTGATGCAGATACTCAACTACTACATACAAAATCCTCAATGCTTTTGATCTAATAATCTTGTTATCCACAATAAAGTGCTCCAAGCTTCATTTTTGGAGCATTATTTCCTCAAATTTGACAAAGACTTGTCAAAATGATTCCCATTAGCCTCGAATAATTGGATAACTCTGGACTTTGTTTTGTGATAACCTTCACAAGATTTCACCAAAGTCTTCAATGGAATATAGAGAAACTCTTCTCTCTTTATAAACAACACACAACAAAAATCCATATCCAAGGAAGGATTATTCCACTTGATACACAAACACATAACTTCAAAGAAAAAAATTAGATTCCCTAGTGTACCTTTAGTTTACCTCTCACACTCAATCTTTAGAGTTTGA from Lathyrus oleraceus cultivar Zhongwan6 chromosome 1, CAAS_Psat_ZW6_1.0, whole genome shotgun sequence includes:
- the LOC127115497 gene encoding transcription factor DICHOTOMA; protein product: MFPYSSNPYPSFLPSSSSSSSLFPFPFLNPENASSNNNNNTLFHDPFSIPYIPTHHHHSHPPHHLHNITNIPETLTNLAVSQENHNNSNNNINNIVVPMLKQDPLTLGGGSHYGISCFLTKKPAKKDRHSKIYTSQGLRDRRVRLSIEIARKFFDLQEMLGFDKASNTLDWLFTKSKKAIKDLTKSKQRNNNSEVGGDAKSFTSSSDCEDSEVATYDSLNLQKEGAGSKIEEKKLKRVQIKEPACVRASKMKESREKARARARERTSNKISNNSIRGVQEVELKKKYENNTNNNLQAFHQSRSSSQDHQIVSSNEAQRDNFNVIEESIVIKRKLKPSLMMHHHHHHHQQNHVIPKEATSFNNNGDYNFLPNSSPNWDANIGSSSTNRSTFCAIASMNLSTGLQIFGKSWEECTNPRLH